A window of Gigantopelta aegis isolate Gae_Host unplaced genomic scaffold, Gae_host_genome ctg4235_pilon_pilon, whole genome shotgun sequence contains these coding sequences:
- the LOC121392647 gene encoding LOW QUALITY PROTEIN: glyoxylate/hydroxypyruvate reductase B-like (The sequence of the model RefSeq protein was modified relative to this genomic sequence to represent the inferred CDS: deleted 2 bases in 2 codons), translating to MNKLRVAVLVSNDTIVVPGSLAKSILTSLSKKERLSTLTIGIIGSGNIGKEIAKKCKQFGMTVLGLTREPVPLDKRIPYVDQYKLLDELHELLGTSDYVCSVLPSTSDTRGLLSGEVFKHCFTKVQKSVFINVGRGDVTDEASILKAMRLIPSIHPFYLSLIIQKSVFINVGRGDVTDEASILKAMRAGWLSGAILDVFETEPLPTNSELWDLPGLLDNQQLPSL from the exons ATGAACAAACTGAGAGTGGCTGTATTAGTAAGTAATGACACTATTGTCGTGCCAGGCTCTCTAGCAAAGTCTATTCTTACTTCATTGTCAAAGAAAGA ACGTCTCTCTACACTTACTATTGGAATCATAGGTTCT GGGAATATTGGAAAAGAAA TTGCTAAGAAATGTAAACAATTTGGTATGACTGTATTGGGTTTAACAAGAGAACCAGTTCCCTTGGATAAGAGGATCCCTTATGTTGACCAATATAA ATTACTGGATGAGTTACATGAGTTGTTAGGGACATCAGATTATGTATGTAGTGTATTACCTAGTACTTCTGATACTCGTGGTTTACTTAGTGGAGAagtatttaaacattgtttcacCAAAG TACAGAAGTCAGTATTCATTAATGTTGGAAGAGGTGATGTTACAGATGAAGCTAGTATATTAAAAGCTATGAG GTTaataccatccatccatccattttatTTATCTCTGATAATACAGAAGTCAGTATTTATTAATGTTGGAAGAGGTGATGTTACAGATGAAGCTAGTATATTAAAAGCTATGAG agcTGGATGGTTAAGTGGTGCAATCCTTGATGTGTTTGAAACAGAGCCCCTCCCCACCAAC AGTGAACTGTGGGACCTTCCAGGA